ttaattgtgaaATTTAAAGGGTGCTATTAGAATAAATTCGATTTGtatgataatatatttaataattataaaaatatatatagagagagtttaaatatacattattaattaattttgtaaaaattataatgtgaatatttaatttatataaaaattaagtttatgTAAGATACCTCATAATTCAATGATTCCAACTTCTCCCCTTAATTAGTGAGACTGGTCAACATCTCTTgagtttaatatatatattgacAAATGATAGTCCCATCCTTATGTTGAGTTTGATTTTATTAGGTAATTAGATTAATGTCAATTTCAATcatgtatttattttagtttttaattattcaaatttttcaaaaaattagtttaattaagaaaataaaatttttagtttgaaaattaagaaaataaaaaagctcTCTTGATTTTTAATCGAATAAAAGCAGTAATTTttgtttatcaaatttaataaattgatctcttaattttcattaaattaaggaattaataaatttaccttaaaaattttgattttaagagtataaaattaaatatccctaattaatacataaatgaaaattgaatatCTAGTTCTATtgatatttcaattatatatataaactttttttttttaacctatATATCACTATACTGTATGATTGACTAAATAAACTCTCTTAATTTTCACTAAATTAAGGAATTAGTAAATTTAGTCGGTTTTGaaccataaaaaaaaacaacgtgaaaattttgattcttttagatcaattaataaaaagttagaattttaaattaatacgtttagatattttttttattttattttaagttacatggtattttttttttaaagcaaaactactatattaataaaatttaattaaggaATATCATTCCAAACAGAGAGACTATTAtacctaatagattctctagccaAAGTATAAGCAATTAGAGTAACATTACGACAaatccatctaacagaaatatcagttttagagtctaacaaaaatttataatcattcaaaatcaaaccctgcataagataatttgacaaaaatgcTTTTCAAGTGCATGtctaaacccctgcataagataatttagcaaaaatacttattcttttttctcatctctcgagtataaattattaaaatcttcCAAACAAAGCCACGGAAGAGAGGTTCTACGAGATAAAGCTCGAATAAGGTTTCAAAACTGATGTCGTCGTTGCGATTTCGAAAAcctataataactagtaaacctccattgaacattaccttccgaaacaaccgaatGAATAAACtttgaagaaaagccaaccacAGGAATAAAcccatgactcttccacattaacgaaaagCCTTCTCTCAATcattgtctattgactgagaagcaaccatcaaaatgtaaaaaattatgaaaaaaattctatacgagaactaagaacttttgtttccatcaaaaataaaatgtctgaCTTGTAACTAggaaccaaatccttcaatgcaatAACTGTATGAGGATTGCCGCCATAAATCTGTCAAagaggtctgcatattctgaaaattgattggattgtatgtgaaaaatatctccaccatacataaatcataagtgacgatcgtaATATCTCTGgaactcttaatagggacaacaacttcttcttcttcatgatAGTCAATTGACATAGATCGTCTTAAATGGGGAAGTagaaagaagaagttaggtttaagaaAGAGGAAAATGTGAGAGTATCGAGTCACAAAGGGATCACAGAGGGAAAAGCTTGCGTCGAaagttaattttgattaaattttaactgTTTTTTCTTTAGATTACATGTTATAATTACATTCAAcggatttatatatttaaagatATGAAAAAGATGATGTTTTAGAtattagattgatgacgtgaCCGGAATACTGTCATTGACTAAGcatgcaagaaagaaaatgtaaGATGATGGTGGGTGCCAACGGCAGTCACTCCGAACTGAAATTAGTAtgctaaaaaataaagaaaatataatgaaTTGTTTAGATTTGAGTGGTGTAAAATAATAGCGTATTTTTATTTCTGTAATTCTCtctcttttatattgtaaaaaaatagagataaatataatatttctcaATATCCTGATGATGATATCGTCGGCTTAATGATGGATATTACCAACTAATAAGTTTGGTAATCTCACAACTATAGATATAATAGGGATGTATATAACATGGATATATTGGACTTGTTGCTTGACAATGGTAATTTCGTGTCGAGACTTGTCCAATTGAGAGAAGAGTGAGTCTTAATAATGAATAACGTATCTTTGTCTCtataattctttttcttttatattataaaaaaatgaagatAACTATAATATTTCTCAATATTCCGACGATGTATGACCAGTTTAATGATAGATATTGTCAACTAATAAGTTGATAATCTCACAATTACAGACATAATAGGGATATATTAGACTTGTTGCTTGACAACGATAATTTTATATTGAGACTCATTCTGCCGAGAGAAGGGCGAGTcttaataataaattgaatatttaaagtgttttaattttttttttcagattagACCATTTTTTTCGcttgtaaaattataataactgctcttaatttattttaaaattatcatgtaacattaaaaaaatttaataatatttaatttcaaagtTAACTAGACCTTGTATCTAGGTTGGAGCAACAAAAATACTATATAGGTAAAATTCACATTGCTTCTTgtgttataaataaaaaataataataaatttatatataatgagaGAGCcaataagatttaaaaaatttagaaaatatttttttccatattttctaaaataatttaatttttattaataaaaaactacattaattaatttttaaataattcaaatataaaGTTATATAAAAAAGTATTTCTCCGAAACAAACTTAGTTTTAAAAGCCGTCAGAAACTCTGTATCGTTACAAATAAATCGGTCAAATATTGTTTGACGTTCTAGAAAGTCTACCGTTGCAGTCTCATCACATCAATTGCCCTCTCATAAATCAAAGAAAATCAAATCTTCaaatatttgtttttcttttcaaaatttgtATTTATTAGGTAAGAtgcacaaataattaataacgtaaaagaataattaattatatttaacttttatataaataaaagtataaaaaaatacaataaataattttttattttaaaaataagacaTGAGTGAAAAAACAGTACATTTTTGTGGGATTAGGGATTTCAAGCATAAGTATAAAATTGCATGAAAAATTATTCTTGGAGTTTATTGACCCTCAAAGAATTTCTATAGAATTcaacataaatatttttttttatcaattctcTTAGTTTAAATGAgggaattaattatttttaatttagaaaaaattattttaaaaaattaaaattatgtattGAAATGCAATGTTTCAGTTATTTTACAATGTTTAAATGAAGCTCGCTACTAaagatttttcatttttcatttttatttaccaTATACAATtacttgaaatttatttactgcttcgaataaaatttaaaaggagttaaactaaaatttcgtaaaattggatttcaaaaaaaaatcgtAACATTGAACTTGTTAGCAATTTTGATTGATTAATCACCGACTTCGCGATTTGCTTTTAATCTCCACCTTTGGATTGATGGGCCAGTGAATCACAGTGCCAATCCTGAAGGAGTTGACACGTTTGGCATGACGTGGATCGTACAAATGGCATTATATGATTGGAAGAAGAAATCGTTTTTTCTGgaatatatattcttttaattttttgccAAACATGTCACACTACGTCTGCGCCCCAAGTGCATCCTACGAAGATGGCTCGCAAAATCGTTGTATTTCAACCGTCCAATTATTTGAAATGGGAAAATGCCAGACATATCTAACGGTCAACACTCAACGCGGTTCAAGAGGATTTTGGATCCGCGACAGCTGGGAAAATCTGGAAGAACACGAGAAAGAAACTCCGAGTGGAAGTTTCTGAAGATAGAAagagaaagggaaaaaaaaatattttttttctttgtcgtCAAACTAATTTCTGAGGAATTTTCAAAGCTTCTCGCTGGATCGATCGCTTCGTGGATCGATCGATCGATCGATCTTTTTCTGTGTGATTATCTTAAAAAGGTCAGAAATTCGATCGATCTTTTTCTGTGTGATTATCTTAAAAAGGTCAGAAATTCCATTCTTAATTTCGAATagttttcattttcattataataaataattttcctTTTGAAAATCTTGATTTAATTTTGCTTGTGGATGATATCTTTCATTTGTTAATTATTGCCTTGAGCTTCTAGAAGTAAATAGacgtgagagagagagagatatctGAGGATTTGGTGGTTTGAATTTGTTGGGTTTTTGGAATTTTGGTTCTAATTTGGAGGCTTGAAACTTTTGTTAGGAAACACTATTTCAACTCCAATGAACCGTTTGGTTATTAGAAATGATAAAGAATCTAGAATTCTGATAGCATCAGTCTGCTTTGGAGATAGACCATAAGAACTCGTTGCCATAGTAATATGTTCTATTTCTGTCAGTGGCTTTAAGGATACCTTTTTATGGACAGTTCCTGGATTATAGATTATCTTTAAGGTTTCCAACTTTAAATATCTGTAGTGTCCTCTGGATTGTGCTTAGGACGATTTGGTTATAGGGTTATAGTTTTCAATTCTGCAGTCTTCAAATTTGATGCCAGATTATTAGTCATTGTTGGTGTTGATTTAGTTTTATATATGATTTATAGGCTTTTGACTGGGGTAATAATCGTGAGATGGCAAGTGGGTTTGGGGAATCAACGAGCAGGCCATCCCAAAACTCCTCATTTTCTAGCAACAACGGTAATGGGGATGCTGGTAACTTTGAATGCAATATTTGCTTTGAGTTAGCTCAGGATCCCATCGTAACTTTGTGCGGGCATCTTTTTTGCTGGCCTTGTCTTTACAAATGGCTCCACTTTCACTCACAATCCAAGGAATGCCCAGTTTGTAAGGCGCTTGTAGAGGAGGAGAAATTGGTTCCTTTGTATGGTAGAGGTAAAACATCTACTGACCCTAGATCAAAGTCTGTTCCTGGTGTTAATATTCCTAACCGTCCAGctgggcagaggcctcagacaGCTCCTCCACCGGAATCAAATGACTTTGCCCAACATGGATTTGGATTCATGGGAGGGTTCGGAGGATTTGCACCAATGGCAACAGCTAGATTTGGGAATTTTACATTGTCTGCAGCTTTTGGTGGTCTCATTCCTTCTCTTTTTAACCTTCAGTTGCATGGATTTCCTGATGCTGCCATGTATGGTGCAGCTGGTGGTGTTCCTTATGGGTTCTCTAATTCATTTCATGGTGGCTATGCACATGGATATCCTCAGCATCATGGGCAAGGACAGCAAGATTATTATCTGAAGAGGCTACTTTTTTTTATTGGTTTTTGTGTTCTTCTTGCTCTCATTTGGCAATAGATTTAATCAGTTTTCAAAGCCTACTAATGGATAGTTAGGGCTTATAGTCTCATGCCTTTCTAAATCTGTTagtgcattttttttttcttggcacTGAGGAAATTGTCCATAACATACACTTCCAAAACTCTTGTATCTTCTCCATGTTTTCATCAGCCATCAGCTATGTGGAATGTGATATACATGTTTTTTCTGGTTGTATTGTCAGTTTATGTGCATTTACGCACACTCATGGATTGAGTGGATCACTATAGCTGCCATGCAATTAGGAGTAATATACTTTTCCTTTGTCTACAGGTAACCAAAAGACTTGCTTCCCTCATGGTTTCAGTCATCACCTTGAGTATGCTACCATATTACAAAATCATGCACTTTTTCCATTTTGTCCAACTTGTCTGTTCCATAGTGTCACTATAAATCCTGGAAGAATTGCTTAAGTCGCTGACCAATCAGGTAATAATATGTAGCAAAAGATATGCATGAACTGCGAAATCCTTTTTCAATTTTATGTGCTTTTCCTCACTCCCTTCAATTAATTGATTTTAGCTGGCTTTTATTAGTTATATTCTCCTAGTTGACAAGAGGTGAACattttaagtataaatataGCTAACTCAAA
The sequence above is a segment of the Manihot esculenta cultivar AM560-2 chromosome 5, M.esculenta_v8, whole genome shotgun sequence genome. Coding sequences within it:
- the LOC110615526 gene encoding E3 ubiquitin ligase rnf-5 isoform X2 — its product is MPDISNGQHSTRFKRILDPRQLGKSGRTRERNSEWKFLKIEREREKKIFFFFVVKLISEEFSKLLAGSIASWIDRSIDLFLCDYLKKAFDWGNNREMASGFGESTSRPSQNSSFSSNNGNGDAGNFECNICFELAQDPIVTLCGHLFCWPCLYKWLHFHSQSKECPVCKALVEEEKLVPLYGRGKTSTDPRSKSVPGVNIPNRPAGQRPQTAPPPESNDFAQHGFGFMGGFGGFAPMATARFGNFTLSAAFGGLIPSLFNLQLHGFPDAAMYGAAGGVPYGFSNSFHGGYAHGYPQHHGQGQQDYYLKRLLFFIGFCVLLALIWQ
- the LOC110615526 gene encoding E3 ubiquitin ligase rnf-5 isoform X1, giving the protein MPDISNGQHSTRFKRILDPRQLGKSGRTRERNSEWKFLKIEREREKKIFFFFVVKLISEEFSKLLAGSIASWIDRSIDLFLCDYLKKVRNSIDLFLCDYLKKAFDWGNNREMASGFGESTSRPSQNSSFSSNNGNGDAGNFECNICFELAQDPIVTLCGHLFCWPCLYKWLHFHSQSKECPVCKALVEEEKLVPLYGRGKTSTDPRSKSVPGVNIPNRPAGQRPQTAPPPESNDFAQHGFGFMGGFGGFAPMATARFGNFTLSAAFGGLIPSLFNLQLHGFPDAAMYGAAGGVPYGFSNSFHGGYAHGYPQHHGQGQQDYYLKRLLFFIGFCVLLALIWQ